One Malassezia restricta chromosome III, complete sequence DNA segment encodes these proteins:
- a CDS encoding cell polarity protein, producing MVIFGKKRSEKDRAPKHAASGDVSADTTDPHQIQATTMPLGMRPPTRPGGFVTRMVSNSRSHEPHEEDVSSSHIASDAAPRPMVPPPAAPSAAPPPTQPPPRLPASSPPGAPDGSGVMLRPSTEEPRPPIDAPSGSLPVPMRAPPAAPTPSTPERARQPNVVYPWGKKYVTMNPPRFLDESRRPPPGVLSPPPFPRYGHATNQATGANQEVYIFGGLVRDSVKNDMYIMRVEPVQIQRSSGIKMDIALQATLIQTSGHAPLPRVGHAAVLVSNVFILWGGDTKIHAEDRQDDALYLLNLNNREWTRVAAPGVQGTPGPVGRYGHTLSMMGSNLVVFGGQLDDQYFNELWRFDLNTLKDTPVWELVQPPTGGPPRRAGHSAVVYKDRLYIFGGTDGQFHYNDTWCWDFATMTWSELKCVGYIPMPREGHSACMIDDIMYIFGGRGADGKDLGDLASFKISSHRWFMFAHMGPAPFGRSGHTMVSVQNRILVVGGEAFSGDAQDEPTGLHVLDTSKIKYPVKTERSGSSAPKPSDEHGAPPATPGSTVVPAPPTPSTPGQAPLAERSGPVSEPVPVPEPLPPTAPMTQGTPLSASSQYSPPATAPSVAPVPAGAATVPSPRPPRPASPVQAPEAPLLSSPDAAAVAATATATTPVVPPGSTPLQSDPADTPQAHFPVHPRQLFREDDASSGSSSREMWLATTLALAVKQGFVPPARVPGADEALDVERLDTGTEHSAKEALVKSVMSLKLQVTGLRADLQRQLQHEEERVAVQERARVAALQEAAFYRAKLSAHELHDTDERARLDRQRIFQLEKLVGHVKAEHGELERKVSMLTDQTKLEARLRQLAEDRLAETTRRALSAEESQLKVYEEYSALQKHMYETEASLRDHAAQISTLTSRFAAQQVERDALDERLGTATRTIDTNRSMLTQFQEALTAAHTRLSDYERQHGEQQRQNETQNQLVLQLRAELQAKAAELDMKSEQLEHHVASVAELESMVQSLQHEAQKHREAATGGLAQLLSMHAPHDASSGADATRDTTASHHSHMQALQDETQALRQLHEESRASLSAMATTLQQATERSTQLQRTNNQLFSEMSAQRKQLSAALHELSTLRDRAQVSLSEDEQHKRDMEAAHIRNEALRQLLHEHRIDVPDDDTLARPEFMQSRKVLELQRELEVHKRTAELNALDLQRAQEQLHHMSQEWEVRRLQGASSRQELETLRLRAEQAERQLIEATEAHDQRTSQLENDYLTAVQFVRNTENMLRRLKDEHNKLRHDNAELRVLAAGQSPHAPLSSTRTFRSP from the coding sequence ATGGTCATCTTTGGAAAAAAGCGATCTGAGAAGGATCGCGCACCGAAGCATGCCGCGTCGGGCGATGTCAGTGCGGACACGACAGATCCGCATCAGATCCAAGCTACTACGATGCCCCTAGGTATGCGGCCACCAACGCGGCCCGGTGGCTTTGTTACGCGCATGGTATCCAACTCACGCAGCCACGAACCTCATGAGGAAGACGTGTCCTCTTCCCACATCGCGAGCGATGCGGCCCCACGGCCCATGGTGCCGCCACCTGCCGCGCCTtctgccgcgccgcctcccacgcagccgccgccgcgcttgcctgcatcgtcgccacCTGGCGCACCGGATGGCAGCGGCGTGATGCTGCGTCCATCGACAGAGGAGCCACGCCCGCCCATCGACGCGCCCAGCGGCTCGCTGCCGGTGCCGatgcgagcgccgccagcggcgcccacgccgtcgacaccggagcgcgcgcgccagccGAATGTGGTGTATCCATGGGGCAAAAAGTATGTGACCATGAACCCACCCCGGTTCCTCGATGAATcgcggcgcccgccgccgGGCGTACTGAGTCCGCCGCCGTTCCCGCGCTACGGCCACGCGACGAACCAGGCGACGGGCGCGAATCAGGAAGTGTACATCTTTGGTGGTCTCGTGCGGGACAGTGTGAAGAACGATATGTATATTATGCGTGTGGAACCTGTGCAAATCCagcgctcgagcggcaTCAAGATGGACATTGCGCTGCAAGCCACGCTCATCCAGACCTCGGGCCACGCACCGCTCCCACGCGTGGGCCATGCAGCTGTACTTGTATCGAACGTATTTATTTTGTGGGGTGGCGATACCAAGATCCATGCCGAGGACCGGCAGGACGACGCGTTGTACCTGCTGAATCTCAACAACCGCGAAtggacgcgcgtggcggcgccgggTGTGCAGGGCACGCCAGGGCCGGTGGGCCGCTACGGCCACACGCTGTCGATGATGGGCTCGAACCTCGTGGTGTTTGGTGGCCAGCTGGACGACCAGTACTTCAACGAGCTGTGGCGCTTTGACCTCAATACGCTCAAAGACACACCCGTGTgggagctcgtgcagccACCGACGGGCGGtccgccgcgacgcgcgggGCACTCGGCGGTCGTGTACAAGGACCGGCTGTACATCTTTGGCGGCACGGACGGCCAGTTCCACTACAATGACACGTGGTGCTGGGACTTTGCCACGATGACGTGGTCCGAGCTCAAGTGTGTCGGCTACATTCCCATGCCGCGGGAGGGCCACTCGGCATGTATGATCGACGACATTATGTACATCTTTGGTGGTCGTGGGGCCGACGGCAAGGATCTCGGCGACCTCGCGAGCTTCAAGATCTCCAGTCACCGCTGGTTCATGTTTGCCCATATGGGCCCCGCGCCCTTTGGCCGCTCTGGCCATACTATGGTCAGTGTACAGAACCGCAttctcgtcgtcggtggTGAGGCATTCTCAGGCGACGCACAGGACGAGCCGACAGGCCTACACGTGCTGGACACGTCGAAAATCAAGTACCCTGTCAAGACAGAGCGAtccggcagcagcgcgcccaAGCCCAGTGacgagcatggcgcgccCCCTGCGACGCCCGGCTCCACCGTGgtgcctgcgccgccgacgccgtcgacgcctgGTCAGGCTCCGCTCGCCGAACGATCGGGGCCGGTGTCCGAGCccgtgcctgtgccggaGCCGTTGccgcccacggcgcccatgacgcaaggcacgccgctctcggcctcgtcgcaGTACTCGCCACCCGCTACAGCGCCATCCGttgcgcctgtgccggcGGGTGCCGCGACCGTGCCTTCTCCCCGCCCACCTCGTCCTGCCTCGCCCGTCCAGGCGCCCGAGGCCCCGCTCTTGTCGAGTCCTGATGcagcggccgtggcggcgacTGCCACGGCGACCACGCCCGTGGTCCCGCCAggcagcacgccgctccAGTCTGATCCGGCCGACACGCCGCAGGCGCACTTTCCCGTGCATCCGCGGCAGCTGTTCCGTGAGGACGATGCTTCGAGTGGATCGTCGAGTCGAGAGATGTGGCTTGCTacgacgctcgcgctggCTGTCAAGCAGGGCTTTGTGCCGCCTGCGCGTGTGCCGggcgcggacgaggcgctggacgtcgagcgactcgataCGGGGACCGAGCACTCGGCgaaggaggcgctcgtcaaGTCGGTCATGTCGCTCAAGCTGCAGGTGACAGGTCTGCGCGCCGACCTGCAGCGGCAGCTCCAGCATGAGGAAGAGCGCGTGGCTGTGCAGGAGCGTGCGCGagtcgcggcgctgcaggaaGCGGCGTTTTACCGTGCGAAGCTCTCGGCGCATGAGCTGCATGACACGGacgagcgagcgcgacttGATCGTCAGCGGATCTTCCAGCTAGAGAAGCTCGTGGGCCATGTCAAggccgagcatggcgagctGGAGCGCAAGGTGTCGATGCTGACGGATCAGACCAAGCTGGAGGCGAGGCTCCGGCAGCTCGCCGAGGATCGACTCGCCgagacgacgcggcgcgcgctctCCGCCGAAGAGTCGCAGCTCAAGGTGTATGAAGAGTACTCGGCGCTGCAAAAGCACATGTACGAGACGGAGGCATCGCTACGGGACCATGCGGCACAGATCTCGACGCTGACGTCGCGCTTCGCCGCCCAgcaagtcgagcgcgatgcgctcgacgagcgtctcggGACGGCGACACGTACGATCGACACGAACCGCTCGATGCTCACGCAGTTCCAAGAGGCGCtcacggcggcgcacacgcgtcTCTCCGACTATGAgcggcagcacggcgagcagcagcggcagaACGAGACACAGAAccagctcgtgctgcaACTGCGggccgagctgcaggccAAGGCGGCCGAGCTGGATATGAAGAgcgagcagctggagcaCCACGTGGCCAGTgtcgccgagctcgagaGCATGGTGCagtcgctgcagcacgaggcgcaaAAGCACCGCGAAGCGGCGACGGGTGGcttggcgcagctgctgtcgatgcatgcgccgcacgatgcctcgtccggcgcggacgcgacgcgcgacacgacggcgtcgcACCACTCgcacatgcaggcgctgcaggacgagacacaggcgctgcggcagctgcacgaagagtcgcgtgcctcgctGTCGGCGATGGCCACGACcctgcagcaggcgacGGAACGCagcacgcagctgcagcgcacgaacaACCAGCTCTTCTCCGAGATgtcggcgcagcgcaagcaGCTGTCGGCTGCCCTGCATGAgctgtcgacgctgcgcgacaGGGCGCAGGTATCGCTGTCCGAGGACGAGCAGCACAAGCGCGACATggaagcggcgcacatcCGCaacgaggcgctgcggcagctgctgcacgagcacagGATCGATGTgcctgacgacgacaccCTGGCACGTCCCGAGTTTATGCAGAGCCgcaaggtgctggagctgcagcgcgagttGGAGGTGCACAAGCGCACAGCGGAACTGAATGCACTCGATCTGCAACGtgcgcaggagcagctgcaccacATGAGCCAGGAGTGGGAGGTGCGGCGTCTCCagggcgcctcgtcgcggcaggagctcgagacgctgcggctgcgtgccgagcaggccgagcggcagctgatcgaggcgaccgaggcgcacgatcAGCGCACGTCACAGCTGGAGAACGACTATCTGACGGCCGTGCAGTTTGTGCGCAACACGGAAAACATGCTGCGGCGGCTCAAGGACGAACACAACaagctgcgccacgacaACGCCGAACTGCGCGTGCTTGCCGCCGGGCAGAGCCCTCATGCGCCCTTGTCAAGTACACGCACGTTTCGTAGTCCCTAA
- a CDS encoding replication factor C subunit 2/4 produces the protein MSTSAGYELPWVEKYRPRYLRDVVGNAATIERLQAIEEHGNCPHLLVSGMPGIGKTTSVHCLAHALLGDAYKEAVLELNASDDRGIDVVRNKIKAFAQKKVSLPPGRHKIIVLDEADSMTPGAQQALRRTMEIYAQTTRFCFACNQSNKIIEPIQSRCAILRFGRVSDEELLRRLVEICEAEKVQYSDEGLAAIVFTSEGDMRQAVNNLQSTWMGLGFVSPDHVFTVCDQPHPLVVRELLERCQAGDVDAALDKLEHLWSLGYASLDIITTLFRVVRTMDTLPEARQLEYIREIGWTHMRTLEGVATFLQLSALVARLAKCSMDPRCFAT, from the exons atgtcgacgtcggcgggGTACGAGTTGCCGTGGGTCGAGAAGTACCGACCGCGGTACCTGCGCGACGTGGTCGGCAATGCGGCGACGATCGAGCGGCTCCAAGCGATTGAGGAGCATGGCAACTGCCCGCACCTCCTCGTGTCTGGCATGCCGGGCATTGGAAAAACGACGAGCGTGCATTGccttgcgcatgcgctcctggGCGATGCGTACAAGGAGGCTGTTCTCGAGCTGAACGCGTCAGACGACCGCGGCATTGACGTCGTGCGCAACAAAATCAAGGCATTTGCGCAGAAAAAGgtgtcgctgccgccggGGCGGCACAAGATCattgtgctggacgaggcggacaGCATGACGCCCGGTGCGCAGCAGGCCCTGCGCCGAACGATGGAGATTTATGCGCAAACGACGCGCTTCTGTTTTGCATGTAACCAGTCGAACAAGATTATCGAGCCGATTCAGAGTCGGTGTGCGATTCTGCGGTTTGGACGCGTGAGTGACGAGGAGCTGctccggcgcctcgtcgagaTCTGCGAGGCGGAGAAGGTGCAGTACTCAGACGAAGGCCTCGCAGCGATTGTATTCACGTCTGAGGGAGATATGCGGCAGGCCGTGAACAATCTGCAGTCGACGTGGATGGGTCTGGGCTTTGTGAGCCCGGACCATGTGTTTACCGTGTGTGACCAGCCGCATCCGCTGGTCGTGCGCGAACTGCTCGAGCGGTGCCAGGCAGGCGATgtcgatgcggcgctcgacaagCTCGAGCACCTGTGGTCGCTGGGGTACGCGAGTCTCGATATCATCACGACGCTCTtccgcgtcgtccgcaCGATGGACACGCTCCCTGAGGCGCGCCAGCTCGAGTATATCCGTGAGATTGGCTGgacgcacatgcgcacgctcgagggcgtggCGACTTTCCTGCAGCTGAGTGCGCTCGTAGCGCGTCTCGCCAAATGT TCTATGGATCCGCGGTGCTTTGCCACATAG
- a CDS encoding adiponectin receptor: MPSPYVVDHDALPAYAQQTPLIRSGYRRPGDMHVKDDSERPYIHDSWYKCWKSVWLYWHNETINIHTHMWGAVFAIALLALQLADLHHWLPGGPWSLLSLDTLPPPTILEPYPHLGLAIHGRPERMQPSRSDLTALSIFLLAAMTCLGCSATYHTVVCRSNPVAQKFNRLDYVGIVVLIVGSNVPALHFGFHCHPHLRTIYVTLALAWGVLAMYVVTQPQYTVPKYKPLRAGIFIALGLSAVLPVVHGLWIAGDWHFVSQVLGARHIMYSGAVYIAGALIYVAHIPERWSPYTFDIIGASHQIFHVCVLIGAWLHWLGVRQAYTFWHALETTAAGAFGQEAVCAAVHAAIATGQGAQ; this comes from the coding sequence ATGCCTTCTCCCTACGTGGTGGATCATGACGCCTTACCAGCGTATGCGCAGCAAACCCCTTTGATTCGGAGTGGGTACCGCCGTCCAGGCGATATGCATGTCAAGGACGACAGCGAGCGTCCGTACATACACGACTCGTGGTACAAgtgctggaagagcgtgTGGCTGTACTGGCACAATGAAACCATCAACATCCACACTCACATGTGGGGCGCGGTGTTCGCTATCGCGCTGTTAGCCCTGCAGCTCGCTGACCTGCACCACTGGCTACCAGGCGGACCGTGGTCACTGCTGtcgctcgacacgctgccgccaccgacgaTCCTCGAGCCATACCCGCACCTCGGCCTGGCGATCCATGGCCGCCCCGAGCGTATGCAGCCCAGTCGCAGTGACTTGACGGCTCTCTCGATCTTTCTGCTCGCGGCCATGACGTGCCTCGGATGCAGCGCGACGTACCACACGGTCGTGTGTCGCTCGAACCCTGTGGCGCAAAAGTTCAATCGCCTCGACTACGTCGGCATTGTGGTCCTGATTGTCGGCAGTAATGTGCCTGCGCTGCACTTTGGATTCCACTGTCACCCGCACCTGCGCACCATCTATGTGACGCTCGCCCTAGCCTGGGGCGTGTTGGCTATGTATGTCGTGACGCAGCCACAGTACACGGTGCCCAAGTACAagccgctgcgtgccggCATCTTTATCGCGCTGGGCCTCAGTGCCGTTCTGCCCGTAGTCCATGGACTATGGATTGCAGGCGACTGGCACTTTGTGTCACAGGTCCTGGGCGCTCGTCACATCATGTACAGCGGGGCCGTGTACATTGCGGGCGCCTTGATTTACGTGGCGCACATACCCGAGCGGTGGTCGCCGTACACGTTTGACATCATCGGTGCCTCACACCAAATCTTCCACGTGTGCGTCCTGATCGGCGCATGGCTGCACTGGCTCGGCGTGCGCCAGGCGTATACGTTTTGGCACGCACTAGAGACAACGGCGGCAGGCGCCTTTGGACAAGAAGCGGTGTGTGCCGCAGTCCATGCGGCGATCGCTACGGGGCAAGGCGCTCAATAG
- a CDS encoding pyridoxamine 5'-phosphate oxidase, translating to MSATSDSTRVTTHHQYVTNGMPESALLPTPMPLFHQWFRDAIDAGVPEPEAMTLSTTALPDAPSPAQASSTIDKAHWRVHAPRPSARTVLLKGADERGFYFYSNYASRKGDELAANPWCSLSFYWPPLHRAVRVLGRAERVSRSASQAYFDTRPLGSRIGAWASPQSQVLSSREALDACVAASERKLGMPASEDAHVPVPEHWGGYMVIPDEIEFWVGRTNRLHDRYRYSRDPNTTLPLSDASSWTIERLAP from the coding sequence ATGTCGGCTACGTCGGACAGCACGCGCGTCACCACCCATCACCAGTACGTAACCAACGGCATGCCTGAGTCGGCACTGCTGCCGACGCCGATGCCCCTGTTCCATCAGTGGTTCAGGGATGCGATCGATGCTGGCGTGCCCGAGCCGGAGGCCATGACGctgtcgacgacggcgctgccCGATGCGCCGAGCCCCGCGCAAGCTTCGTCGACCATTGACAAGGCCCATtggcgcgtgcatgcgccgcgcccgaGTGCACGTACGGTCCTGCTCAAGGGCGctgacgagcgcggcttCTACTTCTACTCCAATTATGCGTCGCGCAAAGGCGACGAGTTGGCCGCCAATCCGTGGTGCTCCCTTTCCTTTTACTGGCCGCCATTGCatcgcgccgtgcgtgtgcttggccgtgctgagcgcgtgtcgcgctcAGCGTCGCAGGCCTACTTCGATACGCGCCCGCTAGGCAGCCGTATCGGAGCATGGGCCAGTCCTCAGAGCCAGGTGCTGTCGTCTCGCGAGGCTCTTGacgcgtgcgtcgccgcgaGCGAACGCAAGCTTGGCATGCCGGCGTCCGAGGATGCGCACGTCCCTGTGCCCGAGCATTGGGGCGGCTATATGGTGATCCCGGACGAAATCGAATTTTGGGTCGGTCGGACCAACCGCCTACATGATCGCTATCGCTACTCACGCGATCCGAAcacgacgctgccgctgtCTGATGCCAGCTCGTGGACTATTGAGCGCCTTGCCCCGTAG